The following proteins come from a genomic window of Anguilla rostrata isolate EN2019 chromosome 17, ASM1855537v3, whole genome shotgun sequence:
- the map2k6 gene encoding dual specificity mitogen-activated protein kinase kinase 6, translating into MEGGRKREGKVFCASPPPHQSKGEMSLPKGGKKKNPGLRLSKEVFEQPAPAAAPPRDLDSKACVTIGEKNFVVKADDLEQIAELGRGAYGVVDQMKHVPSGLIMAVKRIRATVNTQEQKRLLMDLDISMRTVDCFFTVTFYGALFREGDVWICMELLDTSLDKFYKRVLEKGMTIPEDILGKITVSVVKALEYLHSNLQVIHRDVKPSNVLINAQGQVKICDFGISGYLVDSVAKTMDAGCKPYMAPERINPELNQKGYNVKSDIWSLGITMIELAILRFPYESWGTPFQQLKQVVEEPSPQLPAERFSPEFVDFTSQCLKKNSKERPAYTDLMLHPFFTLHDGRETDVATFVKVILGN; encoded by the exons GTAAGAAGAAGAATCCAGGGCTCAGGCTTTCCAAGGAGGTGTTTGAGCAACCCGCTCCAGCTGCTGC GCCCCCACGGGACCTGGACTCCAAAGCCTGTGTGACCATCGGGGAGAAG AACTTTGTGGTGAAGGCAGATGACCTGGAGCAGATTGCGGAGTTGGGGCGAGGGGCATATGGAGTCGTGGACCAGATGAAGCACGTGCCCAGCGGCCTTATCATGGCCGTGAAG CGGATCCGTGCCACGgtgaacacacaggaacagaagAGGCTGCTGATGGACCTGGACATATCCATGAGAACGGTGGACTGCTTCTTCACCGTCACATTCTATGGCGCTCTGTTCCGAGAG GGCGATGTGTGGATCTGCATGGAGCTGTTGGACACGTCTCTGGACAAGTTTTACAAGAGGGTTTTGGAGAAGGGGATGACCATCCCAGAGGACATCCTGGGGAAAATCACCGTCTCC GTAGTAAAGGCTTTGGAGTACCTGCACAGCAATTTACAGGTGATCCACAGAG ACGTGAAGCCCTCAAATGTGCTGATCAACGCTCAGGGCCAGGTGAAAATATGCGACTTCGGCATCAGCGGCTACCTGGTGGACTCTGTGGCCAAGACCATGGATGCAGGCTGCAAGCCATATATGGCG CCGGAGAGGATTAATCCAGAGCTCAACCAAAAGGGCTACAATGTCAAGTCTGACATCTGGAGTTTAGGAATCACTATG atTGAGCTGGCGATCCTGCGTTTCCCCTATGAGTCCTGGGGCACGCCCTTCCAGCAGCTGAAGCAGGTGGTGGAGGAGCCGTCCCCCCAGCTCCCGGCTGAACGCTTCTCCCCTGAATTTGTGGACTTCACTTCCCAGTG CCTAAAGAAGAATTCCAAAGAAAGACCGGCGTACACAGACCTCATG CTACATCCTTTTTTCACGCTTCACGATGGTAGAGAGACGGACGTTGCCACCTTCGTCAAAGTTATTCTGGGTAACTGA